The window CTTTATGTCCGATATGCGCGTTTCGTCATTTTGGCCCTGGCACAGCTCTATTAGTAGTGAAATATTGTCGTGCTCAAGCTTAtggtttattttgtttgttgtgcatATGGCTTTACATTTTATGGAGTGATGCATTGTAGTTTGGGAGCGAAACCACGTAGCGCCAAATGGCTAACTAACGTTAACgtttagctaacgttagctagctagctagcttatCCTTAGCTGTTAATACGAAACAACAGTGTAAAACTAACACTGCATCTCAGAACATAGGTTGCGCCGAAAAAACTTAAAACTGATCTACACCACTCCGTCCACTGGCAACAGGATTATTGAGCAAGTGTGAGATCGCCTGACCCACCCTTTACCAACGAAGGGCTCGGGAGTGTGATCGTAGCGGCAGCTTCACAATAAATGTCGTTTGTTTACGCTGATTCCAGAGTTCCCCCCAACCCCTGCCCCTAGCCGTATCACTCCGCACAGCACTCAATATTGAAATGGAAACATTTAATTAACTAAATGTCTCCAAAATGACGCGTTGTTATGGTAGTAGACAAGGTAAGTATTTGGATTTTGAGAACGGGACGTTTTAACGGAGTTTGTTATGTGAACATTGAAAACGGACTACATTCAGAAAGTGGACGTCTTCATTTTGCATGAAATATAGGTGGATTGAACTATATTTTTTAAATCCGCCTTGGACCATTTGAGAagcaagtaaaaacaaacaatgaagTGGTAAATACTACATTATCTAATTTCCAGCAACTACGCCAATGTGTCATTTAAGCATATCCACATCAACTTGTAATTCGTAACTTTGTTCTACGACCCCTTCGATTGCAAATAGAAGCGTCCACAAAAATGGCCGGGACTGCTTTCCTGGTGTGGATTGCACTTTTGATGGATTGTTGGAATGGCCAATAAGAAAATACTTCAAGCTTAGCAACAGCAAAGTTATCCTGTTGACCAATCCGGAAAGAGAAAGGTGGGCTTAGTCGCGCTCAAGACTCTACCATTTGATTGGTCCAAATGTTCGTCTGTTATAGTAGACTTGTGGACTATGTAGTTTCATGTGGGGTTTTCTGCCAACGTTTCATACGGTTATAAAACCACAGGCCCCACAATCCACTGGGCGTTACAAACAGTAGCATGCGCATGGCTAGAGGCGGAGCTGCTATATAAACACGAGCTCCCTCTTCTTGAGCAGCACACTGGACACTGTTGTGACGGCAGAACGCGGTCTCCGAGTGAACCATTGCCGAGGCAGCATCGAAACAGTTAATGGTAGTTAGCGACAGTTGCTCTGACAAACACTTGGAGGAGTAACAAGTGTTTACTGTTCGGAAGTgtacttttactttgttttgaagCGTCAGAGATCAAAGTTACTTTAGTGATTTCGTCTCAGTCTGGAATCCGTATAATTTGTTCAAATTGAGTTTATCGCCTTTTAATGACTTTTGAAGCTCCGTCTTGAGAGCATGGGCGTAATCTAGCATGTGTTAAAGCGGAGCCATCAGAGCGGAGCATCAGGATGACAGAGCCAGCGGAACAGACCCATCACCTGAAAACTTCAGGCAGCCCATCAGGTGGGAGCAGCGGAGTCGCTTTGGAGCATCTCCCAGCCAGCAACCATGGAGCACCACAGAACGGCGACAGGGGGCGCCAGAgagagcagaaacagcagcagcgggCGGAGAACTGTGCGGATATCAACACAGGCAAGTTATGGCAAATGAAAGGCGACCAGCGGAAGGTGTGTCCTGCCTTAGATGCCGGAAATGAGCACGATATCCACGCAGCAGGCGGTAATAATCACACCTCACAGGGAAAGAACGGCCAAGGAGGACCGCTGCCGGAGACTTTGAACCAGGTGCAGGAGGGTTTGCACATCGACTCCGACACTGGCTTAGATGCGCGCCTGGGCAGGAAAAGGCACAGGCGCAGGACCTCCAAGAAGAAGCGTCACTGGAAACCTTACAACAAACTTTCCTGGGATGAAAAGAAAGCcctggaggagagggagaccGCTCGGGCTTCTCGGATGCGAGAGGAGATGTTTGCCAAAGGGCTGCCTGTAGCCCCGTACAACACCACCCAGTTCCTAATGGACGAGCACGACCGAGAGGAACCGGACCTCAACACTGAAACCGGTGTCAGGCGGCCTTTAGGGGTCGGTGGGCGCCTGGAGGACACCGGCAGCGAGGAGGACTTTTTCGAcaacgaggaagaggaggacgatgaCGGCAGCGGCGGAGGCAGCGATGGTATCGGGAGGGCCGGGAACGCAGGTGGGGAGTTTCTCCAGAGAGACTTTTCCGAAACCTACGAGATGTACCACGTCGAAAGCCTGCAGAATATGACAAAGCAGGAACTGGTGCAGGAGTACCTGGAGCTGGAGAAGTGCATGTCccggctggaggaggagaacaacCGGCTGAGGCGTGCCGTGGAGCCCGGAGGTCTGACCGTGGAGAGCTACCTGGTCCGAgtcagagagatggagagggaaCTGGAGACACTGAGAGCCCAAAACACGGAGCTGCTCCTGCAGAGTCAGCTCAGCAAGGACAGGGGGCAGGTCGCTACCAATTAAAGGACGCCGGCCAAGTAGGGAAAACCATTTGGATAAGGTAAACATGGGACTACTTcagttatttcattttattaaaaaataaaaaagtcatcAGTTTTCTGTAATCAGTTTGTCATCTGGACAATGCAATACTTGACGTTTTCTTTTCTATTTGGACTCCAAGGTTTCCTGTTCAACTgttcaattgttttttttttcaatatgaaatgtaaatatttcCAAATCAAAGATTCTTTTATAAAGAGAGGGTATTTAACAACCAGgatattttgtttgtttccctGGTCAACCTTGTTGGTATTCATTGACGTaaactgttctttttttatttaaaaaaaacaaaacaaacattgtcTATGTGGCATTTCCACccttaagaaagaaagaaattcaaaaCAGAAATTAAGGCTAAATTTGGCCACTTTGCAAAAGACTTGTTTTTGCAGGAATAAACTCCAGAGTGAACATTTTAACAGTTGTGTGTTAacagttcaaataaaaaaaatctgatacaAACTGTCATGTGTCTCAAAGCCTGctcaaaaaaagaggaaactgttaataaaagctgcagcactgaggtATACTGTGCCTGGCTTTTGTCAGATTACAAATGATAACACAAGCTTGTCTTGGTCGGATACTGAAATGGGCCAGATGACATGTAAATAGGAAGAATAcgcagagggtggagggggggatGGGATATATAGAGGACATGCGCTTCATGAAGACTCAGTTAAACCCATTAAGGTCATTATGATGCTCGTTTTTatgtgaaaaaaagatttggtgCAAACGTATTGGAGTTAAACTAATTTTCACATCTATAAAATACATATGCAAAGACCATCAAGTTTTCTTCATGTGCACGGGCAATCTGtgccagagggcctggagagacctTATTCAGCTGCAGCCTCTAGAGGGCGCCATTCAgctcatattttttttgttgcctgCATTgccaaaaaaaaccttttcctGTGCAAAGTGTGAAAGTGtgaaatgaaaaacattcagagtttttttaaacatagttctgtttatttacatCATATAACCTTGCTTTAAAGCACACAGCCATGAGGGGAAATGATTTCAGGCGGAcaacttgttttttgtttttttttttagtccagTCATTTTTCTTATTAGTTATACTCGAAAGCAATTCCAAATGTACACAATACAATATGTTACATATTCTGATAGTATGtacaaaaaagattttaaaacaaTGACACATTAGGTAAAAATCACATTTCAGACATCACCTGCCGAGGTTTCCTTTTTTTGATGAAGCCGtgggctgtttgtttgtttcatcttTAGGAAATTGGATGTCGTCTGGCATGACCTAATGCGGGTTTTAAGGGTAGGGCTTGTTAGGTGTACCATATTCACACACTGTGGATTACTAGGCAGAGAGATGAccttagttttttttaaaggaaaagcaGCTGAGAGTACTATGCCTTTTCCCTCTTAGCAGCAACAGTAATAGCTGTTAATGCCTCTGCTGAAGGCAAAGAGAGTGCATAGATGTGTCCTTGGCTTTAAAGTGTGCTTTTCTTTCTGTTAGACCGCTTTAATGTACACATCTTTGGGTCAGTGCCTTGGTTATAACCGTCAACCACgggagaggagggagcagaCCAAGAAATAAGAGAAGGAAATGGAAAGATAAGAACCGAACATggcactgcagaacaaaaacacattccaGGAATCAGGCACTTGTAGAACAAATCTTGAGGTAAGACGAGACtaaaagttatttattattatcgTTTCGCTTCACTGGGTTATTTGGTCAGGTGACAAACAAGCCAGAACGTCTCTGTCtgtggcgttttttttttttgttgtgatggCAGATCGGTCCCACGATAAAGACGAGAGAGAAACAATAgattcatgttgtgtttttatttcctccaGTGTACCATTTCCCCAGTCAGGGAGGAATTATTAGAACCTGACCTTATGGAAAACTCCTCACCACGTATCCCCAAGGTAAATGAATGTGCTGACAAGTAGAACCTCCAGAGGGCAAAAGATCCCAAACAACAGAGGTGAATGTGTGTTATATGCCAAATTATAGCAGCCTGTTCAGgcttcccctctgtctctgttacAAGAGGGAACATACTTTATGTTGAGCTCAGTAAATATGAGCAGATCTGTGGAGGCAATGCTCAGTAATCCCAGACatgaataacaaaacaaaaaggatgAGGTCAGCCTTCACAGTGCAGTGAGCTGCCTGCAAACTCTCCAGTATCATCTAACAATTACCAACATTTACATCTTGCTACATGTAGTCATTAGATAGCTGATGATGCAATCTTATTGAACTTATAGCCACGACATAATAAAGACTGGATCTCATGAGATAAAGGTTTTCTGCACAGTGCTGTGAATCAGAGAAAGGCCATCTATGAGGAAATAAGGAACAGGTTTAGTCGTGTTTATCTCCTTTGAACAGGTACGCCCAAGAGGTGAaatcacaataaaacatttttaagttttaactttaatacaaaatatatataatatataatatttatatatattgaatataaaacaaacaaacaaacaaaaagaagaatatATTAAGGGAAACATTTCAAGTAACATCTTGAAAGAAATGACTGTGCACTTGTATGCACATTTTTGTAAACCATTAAAAAaggaactaaaaaaaaagtaaaaacaaataacataatatttatatttacaagGTTAACTTAACAAGGCTTTGTACAAATGTTACAAAATTGTTcaacacaaacaccagcacGCTCAGACATGACCACGAATATTGTTGCgcaaacacacattaacatttattaacaagcggagagagagagagagagagagacgactGTGTTTCACGTGTTCagagtgtaacagtgtgtgtggtcagaggaggaagaggtcagGAAGACTGGTGTGAAATATTTTCCCTCTTTAAATgggttttatttgatttttattgtaaatttaAGTCTGTCTTTTCCGGCTCACTGAAGTAGGTTTAACAAGAAGCACCATTCTCTCAAGAACCATGCAGAGGCTGCACTTCAGCATCCCCCTCTGGACACTTGAAGGGATTAACCCTTTAATTTAAGTAATCTGTGAGCTACAGGAAGGAAGAGAAGACAGGAAGGATGTTCGCTTATTACTCAAATGAGAAATTCTTGGTCGTAATCGAGGTCggtttgtgtctctgtatcATTTCTAGAAAAGCACACAAataggaaaaagaaaacaaaagctttGGCAACACTGGAATGCCCCTTGCCATGCAAATGgagcttatttaaaaaaaagaagggtgagctgttttgtttgtttttgacctAACCACCGTGAAGCACCTGACCAGAGCCCTGTTTTTACTGACCTGCAAGGGAGTCAAGCGGCTCCCCCTCAGGATCAGCAGCCTCGTTCCTTGGTGTAGTGGGTGGCGTCAGCTGGTGGAGCTCACAGGTACTGGTGGAATCTAGAAGTGGGCGCCTGGCGTATAGATGGTCCCTGGTCGAGCGCGTCTGCATCCCGAGGCAGCCCTTGTGTTTTGATCTGGTTTTGATTGATAGGAGACAATGGCAACTCGTTAACAGTCAATGGGGGTCTCTTGTCGGACGTCTCAGTCGGGGAGGCCACCACAGTGTGTCTGCGCCAGGCCCGTCTCTTCCTGCGAGTCTCGGGTGAAAGCGGTTTCCTTAGTCCCACGCTGCGTAGGTCGTCGGCTGAGCCCAGCAGCCGAGCACGAACCTGCTCAGCTAGAGATTTGCCGCCCAGGCCGGTTGGGGTGAAGGAGGTGGCCTCGCAGGGCAGCACAGCAGACTTGGTCCGGGCCGGGTGCAGGCTGTCCTGGCTGCTGCCCGAGGAAGTGTTGGTCCTGGAGGTGTCCCCCCTTACTCTGGGAGCACCCTCTGAACCAGAACCCGTCCCTtcgctctgagctgcagccccAGACAGCTCAAACAGGTCCAGGGAGCGAGCTTTGGTCTTCTCTGATTTTAGCTTCTTCCTGGCCAGAGTGTCACACTGGATTAGCTTGTGGGAGTTAAAGGAAGGCCGTGAGTGCAGTTTGTgagtggtggaggaagaggagaaggaggaggacgagggtGTGGTGGAGCGCGCCCCTCCTTCACTCCTCTCTGCAGAGTCCggcgtgtgtgtgaggggagtGGGTGGGGCAAGAAGGTTTGTGGGTGAGAGAACTGGGGGTTTGTAGTGTGTGTAGAGGAAGCTGCGAGGTGCTGCTGGCGGTTGTGTGTTCACAGGTGGTGTTGGGTGTTTATCGGGTCTCTCCTGGGTGAGGGAGCGTGAAGCAAAGCCGCTCTCATTGTCTGTCTCACTCACCAGCTCGCTGTGCTCATCGTCGGCATcgtcccccctcccctctgacCCCAGGCTCCGTCCTAATGTGGAGAGGGTGGAGTAACCAGAGACAATAGAGCGAGCGTCCTCTGGAGCTCGCCACCTTGGCCccttcacctccacctgcacctcctcttcctcgtgtAACAACGTGGGTGCCTGCCTTTCTCCtgccccctcttcctccttgcaGCACGGCCGGCTGGGAACAACCGCCACCACCTGTTCTTCTACCTCTTCTTTCGCTCCGCCTTCTGCAacttcctcatcatcatcctcctcttcctcttcttcttcctcttcgtcatcatcctcctctccctctgctcgAGGAGCAGTGTCTCCCACAGgcgactctgcctcctcttcctcctctgcccctAGGTGTCCAGCTTTGCTTGGCTCGTGTTCTGAGTCGTCGTCGGTGCTGCTGCCCACGCGGCGGGCGTTGTGGCGTTTCCTGCGTTTGCGGCCTGTGACAGCGGACATGATGGACAGAGTCAGGAAGTCCTTGGCTGTGAGGTCCTTCTTTGACCCCCACGACCCCTAAAAAAGGAAAGATGTCACTATTTTCTCCATATTTCTACAGAGGTATGAATTTAGGGTAACTGCGTAAGGAGACGTTACCTTTGATTTAGCTGAGTCACTGTTGGTTGAGTCTGGGGAAAAAGGAAATAGAGACATGACTGGGTCAGTACAGAGGATGTAAACAAAAGGCCAGAACAGTCATGGTGGAGGACACAGAGGCTGTTGTAAAGGAAAAATCCACAGACAAGAAACTGCCTCTGCACTGCTctctacacacactcacacttgatgtttctgaggaaacagcaggtgtttttttccagtgtaGAGCGGAAAACACCTGCTGTGACATCAGCCACATTCCCAACATGCTCTTTGGTTTCGGTTTGTAGCGAGCAGTGCAGCTGTAGTTTTTCCGACTTCAGAAAAATCCTTCTGATGAATTTTTAAGAACCGAAACTACCTCTGTGTCTTCAAGTATGACACCCCACTCCCCACCCTGCCAAGGACAAGGACACTGATTTACACACTGAAGTATGAGGACGTAATGATTGGGGAAGTAGGGTTTGGTGTTGGAGGAGCATTAGGAAACCACAGCACACGTCGATGACATCACCAAAAACACAGATGACATCAGTCAGTGAAAGAAGCAGAAATCATTGAGAGTGTGAAAAGAAGcacaaaacacatacacaacaatACAGCTGgttttgtcttttaaataaaACTACGTCCAAACCTCAGGATGGACAGGGGATTTGGTGAGGTGGAGGCTAGGTGGAGCCATTTCTTATCATAAGAGGATTAGATCATTTTGTGGCCAGCTTTGAAATGGTGGCTGGCCACAGCACAATATAATTGAAAGGAAATTAGCATTTAAGCCAATTGACACATCAGAAATGGCACCACCTAGGGTCCCTTTAGAGCCACAAGTGTGATTAGGAGCCTCGTGACCTTGTTGTGCTGACTGACACTGCCCATTGGATGGGTGGAGCGCAGTGCTTGACAGACAACAGCACTTGTTGTCTCTCAGTGGCAGACCACAGTTTACACTCCAGTGTCAGATACAGCAGCTTTAACAGGCAGGCAGCATCCAGCCATCCATTAATTCATTAGTCAGACCGGGGCCAACACTGAagtgacatgtttttttacagagaCCTCAGTCTGACACTGAGAGGGACACTTTCAAGGAGGGTAATGGAGACCATGGAGACACAAACCATCACCACCACTGACAtgctcgctcacacacacccatTATTACGCTTTTATGACATAATGCACTGactctgcgcacacacacacacacacacacacacacacacatacatacacacatatattgcCAGGGGAGTTCCCATCCTACCGCAGTGGCTGCTCCACAGGCTCAGCTAAGAGAAGGAAATGCAGAAACGTACAGAGAAAGTGAAAGATGAGCAAcgtggaggggaaaaaaagaggtcaGCAGAAAGGAGAGAAGTACAGGCACGCTAtcaaacagaaacactgcaaATTCTAATGTAAGACTTCAGTTCTCGTGCTGCCTTCCAGTTCTGCTGGAAAGTAGGGAATTTTAGCAAAAGGAGGTTCTGCATTATATAGTTTTGTCTTCAGTGCCAATTACAAAAAAACCTCTTTTCCTTTCCATTTCCTTAAACGAAAAGCAGCATTCATTTTGAATACCTGATTAAATGCTAATGGTCGCTTTAGGCAACAAAAGGTCGTAAGCAGTGTGCTCACCTGAGGCCTCCCCGAGCAGAGCGGTCCTGCCGATGTTGGACAGCAGGTGGTCAATGTTTGGGGCCGGCTGCACGTCCTCCGTGTCCACCGGCGTCtggagagacagacacaaagcagacaGTATTTGTAATGCATCAAAATGACATTTCGTGTATATTCGTCCtgaaaacattgagatgcagAGGTGCAGCGCTCATTAATTACATAATAACTGCTGTTTACTAATGAGACATCGTCTTTACTGTCAGTCTGCTCGCACCGATATATGGAAACATACCTTCTCATCTTTGTCGAGCTCTTCTGTGAAAAACCAGATGCACTACAGGagtgacacagaaagaaacattCAGCATGAACAGGACTTTAATACATGCATATGAGTGCTGTATGGATGTATCTCTCACATGTTGGATGAGTGTTTCTACTATCTTGTAGCGGTCGGGCATGTGTGTGACCATGTCTTTCATGTTGTCCTCGGACGTCCGAACCAGCGTGGGCCCAAACACCAGAGCAAGGTTACGAGGCTCCATCTGAACACACCAGGCAGAAGATCAATGGCATTGGAACACCGAGGACTTCACTATGATATACACTTCACTGCGCTTCACACaccttgtttttgtctgagtgGTCAGCTACAGTCTTCAGGTGAGTAACCAGGAACTTCAGAGTGTGGTAATAATGATCTGGAAGGTCTCGGATCTATGAGAGGCAGAGAGCAATAACACTACTGACAAACCTGTTTAACCTGCATACACAAAGCagcaatgcaaacacacaccagttTCTTCATGgtcttcagtctgtctgatGCACTTTCCATCCGATTGGCATCAATGAAGTCATTGTACTTGTCTGTGAGGGCATTagaaacattaaaatgtgaggtgaggtgaggtaaGATGGAGTGATTTGATAGTGCGACAGCTTGTCGGAACATGTTTGCAACTAACCGTTGGTGAAGAGCGGCTCTGGGAGTTTTCTGAAGAAGGATTTGAGTAAACTACTAACGACATTGAGGTCCTGCCATTTCTGTTGACAACAAGGAACAAAAGCTTCAGTGAAGAAGGTTTTCAGTCTGGATCATTTGGTCTGAAGTGTCAGAGtatttcctcacctcctccgctGGGTTGATTTCGACTCCTTTGTTGAGCTGGTCCTGAAGCAGCGACACCATGGCGTTGTTCCCTGGTACTCTGTAGATTCCGGTGTATTCCAGGCCCATCTCCTCTACCAGACCACAGCAGATCTCTACGATCAATGGGATGAACTGAAAGGGAAAATGGCCAAATTGTAACAACAGAAAGATGATacaagatgcagacagagactgACATTATCCATTCTGACCTTGTTATTTACACCAGGCTGACATTCCTCCAGCCTCACACCAAACGCTTTGGGACCAgctttctttgtcttcttcatGATGTTAATTCCCCATGGAGACTTTGGAGGACTGCTCTCATCTGGAGACAAGATTGACCAGAATTTTTTTTAGAAAGGACTGATCATACAGCACCTCCAgaataattaaatgtaaaaaagatGAGCTCTCTGAAACTACAAGACATCCTTCTTTAAATATCGCAGTCACAGGCTTTTCTAAATATAAAACCGCATTACTCATAGTTGCTGTTCACAGTGAAGATGTTTCTAGTTCACCACATGATGTGTTCTGTGGCAGTCTTAGTGTCAGCTAGGTTGATCTTTGTTTTCCTGACACTGACCTTTGCCTTCTGGTTTCGGGGAGCGTGGTGCTCCAGCAGGGTCCCCTCTGTTATTAAGTAGGAAGGGAGGCTTCATGCGATGCATCCTGGGAGACGAGTCTGGCTTGCTGGCTGTTGGACTGtagggggagacagagacacgAGTGTTAAGTGTACATTTTTtccactgacagacagatcCTTCACTATCAGTCTTTTAAGTTGCCAGTCAGGGGGGTCAGTGGGTTCAAACCCAGATCAGAAGAGTATCTTTTATCAGCTGACTCacctttgttttctgtaatcATTCAGCTTCTTATTGATAAGAGCCTGTCTGGAAAAGCCAAGCTcctgcaacacacaaacacatatacaaTGTGTTTTTGTCCACAGACAGAGCATCTGGCAGGTAAAGGCGTCCCCTTACCTCGTTGTCCGTCTTGCTGTTCTCCCTGATGACCTTTATCCAGTCCAGCATGTCCTCCCGGTCCTCCGCCTGCAGCAGGTACTCACAGAAGTCCTGTGTGGTCAGCCGCAGTGCGTGCTTCCTTTTGGTCTCGCTGTACGCAATGTCCACCAGGCAGCCCCggatgctgattggctgctcgTCCTCAGCTGAACCTCCGATAGTGGCCCCGCGGAGCACCGCCTCCCTCTTATCCTTGTAAAGGAACAACGAATGGGAGCGGAGAACGGAGAAGACCCGCTTCCACGGCCGCATGCCGCTGCCCACCTTCTGTGAACGAGAGATGACATGCGACTGAGTGAGTCATGCAAATGTTGTTGCACCTCGATTACGTTCGGATTAAACTTCTTTTTACCTTGCCCTTCTCTGTGAGGATTTGTTTGAAGTGCAGCCATCCTTCTCGCCGTACATCGCTGTATGTGATGTTTCCCAGCTCTGAGGTGGAGTGGCGTTTGGAACGAACCTCATCCGCCGTCCCAAGGTTGTCcagagactgaaacacagacagtcagatcaGGTATTGATATGTGGATTAAAACCAAGTGTGAATTAGAAAATCCTTCTCTATGCAACAATCTCCATTTTTACCCATAATGTTTCATTTCATGACAACTTT of the Parambassis ranga chromosome 8, fParRan2.1, whole genome shotgun sequence genome contains:
- the arhgap23a gene encoding rho GTPase-activating protein 23 isoform X5, with translation MNGVAFCLVGIPPYSENHAKGQRDGLSSASDNPRPPMATRPGREGGGLGWKGPRTLVLHKNSQGFGFTLRHFIVYPPESALHTNLKDEENGNGKGYQKGRLEPMDTIFVKNVREKGPAHQAGLCTGDRLVKVNGESVLGKTYSQVIALIQNSESVLELSIMPKDEDVLQLVSAYSQDAYLTGNEPFTGGAENLPPPPPLCYPRTKTTALAGAPLSAPMGQNQLDNWSRWPGSSSPSSPLDNRSTVGSPASWQDGRAGEPGGVGHSSPAHRTEEIQYGMTSQQPQGQTRGRSYSSSSSSGGPLSSPLQVHYTNHHSASASQAQPRKSSPAWTSPPLAPVSHGRNERCQQALSDWYYSQLPERSGRSMQTRHRSYSQDRLSESRRQQQRTGGWPHSASQDTLFLLQQSGPGPQGEPYWSYGDWDGGPGRDPSASNYTRTRSENLLAQYDRHGRSLEMLDRATAGLVSPRFERPSWLQQAPQPPSRTDAYSRQGGHFSAAQAPPVSRHSQSHSKHHPQTHTQSHSQPQPQQAAPQTRRLPAGQSMDDQPVGYRSYSPSFYRKTGRIMQQAHSFRDPSYSGPHLNWNPAPKTSPPEVTSAPLTASIASPLTSTTSESQDTAYRPTNHERERGAVEGHPEVAQTQEVVLRQKPPTGRRNPHGMRHPHYALPMDGLEPSLFSPDPKDSTTAPAPTGDVAPRKPNGNLAPLPIEDDSLASIPFIDEPTSPGADLRARHVPASSVVSSGMSSAPAMVTSPASPTFTFPLTRLFSHDCSSIKSSRRSSYLLAITTERSKSCDEGLNTFREEGRILRIPKRVKSFFTDGSLDNLGTADEVRSKRHSTSELGNITYSDVRREGWLHFKQILTEKGKKVGSGMRPWKRVFSVLRSHSLFLYKDKREAVLRGATIGGSAEDEQPISIRGCLVDIAYSETKRKHALRLTTQDFCEYLLQAEDREDMLDWIKVIRENSKTDNEELGFSRQALINKKLNDYRKQSPTASKPDSSPRMHRMKPPFLLNNRGDPAGAPRSPKPEGKDESSPPKSPWGINIMKKTKKAGPKAFGVRLEECQPGVNNKFIPLIVEICCGLVEEMGLEYTGIYRVPGNNAMVSLLQDQLNKGVEINPAEEKWQDLNVVSSLLKSFFRKLPEPLFTNDKYNDFIDANRMESASDRLKTMKKLIRDLPDHYYHTLKFLVTHLKTVADHSDKNKMEPRNLALVFGPTLVRTSEDNMKDMVTHMPDRYKIVETLIQHCIWFFTEELDKDEKTPVDTEDVQPAPNIDHLLSNIGRTALLGEASDSTNSDSAKSKGSWGSKKDLTAKDFLTLSIMSAVTGRKRRKRHNARRVGSSTDDDSEHEPSKAGHLGAEEEEEAESPVGDTAPRAEGEEDDDEEEEEEEEEDDDEEVAEGGAKEEVEEQVVAVVPSRPCCKEEEGAGERQAPTLLHEEEEVQVEVKGPRWRAPEDARSIVSGYSTLSTLGRSLGSEGRGDDADDEHSELVSETDNESGFASRSLTQERPDKHPTPPVNTQPPAAPRSFLYTHYKPPVLSPTNLLAPPTPLTHTPDSAERSEGGARSTTPSSSSFSSSSTTHKLHSRPSFNSHKLIQCDTLARKKLKSEKTKARSLDLFELSGAAAQSEGTGSGSEGAPRVRGDTSRTNTSSGSSQDSLHPARTKSAVLPCEATSFTPTGLGGKSLAEQVRARLLGSADDLRSVGLRKPLSPETRRKRRAWRRHTVVASPTETSDKRPPLTVNELPLSPINQNQIKTQGLPRDADALDQGPSIRQAPTSRFHQYL
- the arhgap23a gene encoding rho GTPase-activating protein 23 isoform X1 yields the protein MLVASDADLSKLHAPMPAAMLPCPVPAGSDWSFQNPVGVDCSSPEPRCIWLAVLRGTTGPLPPPSLPAMPTGHSQSSHQTRAKGQRDGLSSASDNPRPPMATRPGREGGGLGWKGPRTLVLHKNSQGFGFTLRHFIVYPPESALHTNLKDEENGNGKGYQKGRLEPMDTIFVKNVREKGPAHQAGLCTGDRLVKVNGESVLGKTYSQVIALIQNSESVLELSIMPKDEDVLQLVSAYSQDAYLTGNEPFTGGAENLPPPPPLCYPRTKTTALAGAPLSAPMGQNQLDNWSRWPGSSSPSSPLDNRSTVGSPASWQDGRAGEPGGVGHSSPAHRTEEIQYGMTSQQPQGQTRGRSYSSSSSSGGPLSSPLQVHYTNHHSASASQAQPRKSSPAWTSPPLAPVSHGRNERCQQALSDWYYSQLPERSGRSMQTRHRSYSQDRLSESRRQQQRTGGWPHSASQDTLFLLQQSGPGPQGEPYWSYGDWDGGPGRDPSASNYTRTRSENLLAQYDRHGRSLEMLDRATAGLVSPRFERPSWLQQAPQPPSRTDAYSRQGGHFSAAQAPPVSRHSQSHSKHHPQTHTQSHSQPQPQQAAPQTRRLPAGQSMDDQPVGYRSYSPSFYRKTGRIMQQAHSFRDPSYSGPHLNWNPAPKTSPPEVTSAPLTASIASPLTSTTSESQDTAYRPTNHERERGAVEGHPEVAQTQEVVLRQKPPTGRRNPHGMRHPHYALPMDGLEPSLFSPDPKDSTTAPAPTGDVAPRKPNGNLAPLPIEDDSLASIPFIDEPTSPGADLRARHVPASSVVSSGMSSAPAMVTSPASPTFTFPLTRLFSHDCSSIKSSRRSSYLLAITTERSKSCDEGLNTFREEGRILRIPKRVKSFFTDGSLDNLGTADEVRSKRHSTSELGNITYSDVRREGWLHFKQILTEKGKKVGSGMRPWKRVFSVLRSHSLFLYKDKREAVLRGATIGGSAEDEQPISIRGCLVDIAYSETKRKHALRLTTQDFCEYLLQAEDREDMLDWIKVIRENSKTDNEELGFSRQALINKKLNDYRKQSPTASKPDSSPRMHRMKPPFLLNNRGDPAGAPRSPKPEGKDESSPPKSPWGINIMKKTKKAGPKAFGVRLEECQPGVNNKFIPLIVEICCGLVEEMGLEYTGIYRVPGNNAMVSLLQDQLNKGVEINPAEEKWQDLNVVSSLLKSFFRKLPEPLFTNDKYNDFIDANRMESASDRLKTMKKLIRDLPDHYYHTLKFLVTHLKTVADHSDKNKMEPRNLALVFGPTLVRTSEDNMKDMVTHMPDRYKIVETLIQHCIWFFTEELDKDEKTPVDTEDVQPAPNIDHLLSNIGRTALLGEASDSTNSDSAKSKGSWGSKKDLTAKDFLTLSIMSAVTGRKRRKRHNARRVGSSTDDDSEHEPSKAGHLGAEEEEEAESPVGDTAPRAEGEEDDDEEEEEEEEEDDDEEVAEGGAKEEVEEQVVAVVPSRPCCKEEEGAGERQAPTLLHEEEEVQVEVKGPRWRAPEDARSIVSGYSTLSTLGRSLGSEGRGDDADDEHSELVSETDNESGFASRSLTQERPDKHPTPPVNTQPPAAPRSFLYTHYKPPVLSPTNLLAPPTPLTHTPDSAERSEGGARSTTPSSSSFSSSSTTHKLHSRPSFNSHKLIQCDTLARKKLKSEKTKARSLDLFELSGAAAQSEGTGSGSEGAPRVRGDTSRTNTSSGSSQDSLHPARTKSAVLPCEATSFTPTGLGGKSLAEQVRARLLGSADDLRSVGLRKPLSPETRRKRRAWRRHTVVASPTETSDKRPPLTVNELPLSPINQNQIKTQGLPRDADALDQGPSIRQAPTSRFHQYL